Sequence from the Bacteroidetes bacterium GWF2_43_63 genome:
ATAGAGCCGATCAAGAAGGCTCTGATAACCGAAGGTTACACCACTCCAACCCCCATACAAACCGAAGCTATCCCAATCGCACTGCAGGGCAGAGACATTCTCGGCTGTGCTCAGACCGGCACAGGAAAAACAGCTGCATTTGCGATTCCAATTTTACAGCTGCTCAATCAGCAGCACCAGAGCGGTGTTGATAGAAAAACAATTAAAGTACTTATTGTAACTCCAACGCGCGAACTCGCGATACAGATTGGCGAGAGTTTTACCGCCTACGGAGCCAATCTTAATATTAAACATACGGTGATTTTTGGCGGTGTTCCGCAAAACGCTCAGGTAAACGCTTTGCAACGTGGTGTCGAAATTCTGATTGCCACTCCCGGACGTTTACTTGACCTGATGAATCAAAAATTTATCAGTCTGAAAAACATTAACATTCTTGTACTTGATGAAGCCGACCGAATGCTTGACATGGGATTTATTCACGATGTGAAAAAAATTCTCGCGGCCGTTCCACAGAAAAGACAAACGTTGTTTTTCTCGGCCACCATGCCGCCTGAAATTGTAAAACTTTCATCATCCATTCTTCACCAACCTGTCAAAATTGAGGTTACGCCGCAGTCTTCGACGGTTGATGTTATTGAACAATCAGTTTGTTTTGTTTCAAAAGCGGACAAACCGATGTTGCTGATGCACTTTCTGAAAGAACCTGCACTTGAAACAGTGCTCGTTTTTACACGCACCAAACACGGTGCAGACAAAGTTGT
This genomic interval carries:
- a CDS encoding DEAD/DEAH box helicase, translating into MTFDDFNLIEPIKKALITEGYTTPTPIQTEAIPIALQGRDILGCAQTGTGKTAAFAIPILQLLNQQHQSGVDRKTIKVLIVTPTRELAIQIGESFTAYGANLNIKHTVIFGGVPQNAQVNALQRGVEILIATPGRLLDLMNQKFISLKNINILVLDEADRMLDMGFIHDVKKILAAVPQKRQTLFFSATMPPEIVKLSSSILHQPVKIEVTPQSSTVDVIEQSVCFVSKADKPMLLMHFLKEPALETVLVFTRTKHGADKVVRILNKCNVKAEAIHGNKTQNNRQRALNNFKTKAIRVLVASDIAARGIDIEELSCVVNLDIPNIPETYVHRIGRTGRAGSEGIAISFCDVDEKPFLKDIEKLIGKKIPVVTNQPYPLDPNAKIERTERPQRPERNQRSDRRPQQEKKKQSSHETRPSREQGQKRPEGFRKQSDNHSGQRVLVKR